One segment of Cololabis saira isolate AMF1-May2022 chromosome 9, fColSai1.1, whole genome shotgun sequence DNA contains the following:
- the isl1a gene encoding insulin gene enhancer protein isl-1 isoform X2 translates to MRSGETHTRTHTPSPSRTAQLLARQPGTRQPGPRTPAPGPRTPDPGPRRRRRRRRRSRNETSRLPGAAARCLTVDLPAPYFLDMGDMGDPPKKKRLVSLCVGCGNQIHDQYILRVSPDLEWHAACLKCAECSQYLDESCTCFVRDGKTYCKRDYIRLYGIKCAKCNIGFSKNDFVMRARSKVYHIECFRCVACSRQLIPGDEFALREDGLFCRADHDVVERASLGSGDPLSPLHPARPLQMAEPISARQPALRPHVHKQPEKTTRVRTVLNEKQLHTLRTCYNANPRPDALMKEQLVEMTGLSPRVIRVWFQNKRCKDKKRSILMKQLQQQQPNDKTNIQGMTGTPMVAASPERHDGGIQANPVEVQSYQPPWKVLSDFALQSDIDQPAFQQLVSFSEGGPGSNSTGSEVASMSSQLPDTPNSMVSSPIEA, encoded by the exons ATGCGCTCCggtgaaacacacacacgcacacacactccctCCCCGAGCCGGACAGCACAGCTCCTGGCCCGGCAGCCCGGCACCCGGCAGCCCGGCCCCCGGACCCCGGCCCCCGGACCCCGGACCCCGGATCCCGGACcccggcggaggaggaggaggaggaggaggagtaggaACGAGACTTCCAGGCTTCCAGGCGCCGCTGCCCGCTGCCTGACCGTGGACCTTCCAGCGCCTTACTTCTTGGACATGGGAGACATGGGGGATCCGCCGAAAA AAAAGCGGCTGGTGTCTCTGTGCGTGGGCTGCGGGAACCAGATCCACGACCAGTACATCCTGCGCGTGTCCCCGGACCTGGAGTGGCACGCTGCGTGCCTGAAGTGCGCCGAGTGCAGCCAGTACCTGGACGAGTCGTGCACCTGCTTCGTGCGGGACGGGAAGACGTACTGCAAGCGGGACTACATCAG GTTATACGGCATCAAATGCGCCAAATGCAATATCGGCTTCAGCAAGAACGACTTCGTGATGCGCGCCCGCTCCAAGGTGTACCACATCGAGTGTTTCCGCTGCGTGGCGTGCAGCCGCCAGCTCATCCCGGGGGACGAGTTCGCGCTGCGGGAGGACGGACTTTTCTGCCGGGCCGACCACGACGTGGTGGAGCGGGCCAGCCTCGGCAGCGGGGACCCGCTCAGCCCGCTGCACCCCGCCCGCCCGCTGCAGATGGCAG AGCCCATCTCGGCCCGCCAGCCCGCGCTGCGGCCGCACGTCCACAAGCAGCCGGAGAAGACGACGCGGGTGCGCACGGTGCTGAACGAGAAGCAGCTGCACACGCTGCGGACCTGCTACAACGCCAACCCGCGGCCTGACGCGCTCATGAAGGAGCAGCTGGTGGAGATGACCGGCCTGAGTCCGCGGGTCATCCGGGTCTGGTTCCAGAACAAGCGCTGCAAGGACAAGAAGAGGTCCATCCTCAtgaagcagctgcagcagcagcagcccaacGACAAGACG AACATCCAGGGGATGACGGGCACGCCGATGGTGGCGGCCAGTCCGGAGCGACACGACGGCGGGATCCAGGCCAACCCGGTGGAGGTGCAGAGCTACCAGCCGCCCTGGAAGGTGCTCAGCGACTTCGCCCTGCAGAGCGACATCGACCAGCCGGCGTTCCAGCAACTG GTCAGCTTCTCGGAGGGGGGACCGGGCTCCAACTCGACCGGCAGCGAGGTGGCGTCCATGTCGTCGCAGCTCCCGGACACGCCGAACAGCATGGTGTCCAGCCCCATCGAGGCCTGA
- the isl1a gene encoding insulin gene enhancer protein isl-1 isoform X1 yields MRSGETHTRTHTPSPSRTAQLLARQPGTRQPGPRTPAPGPRTPDPGPRRRRRRRRRSRNETSRLPGAAARCLTVDLPAPYFLDMGDMGDPPKKKRLVSLCVGCGNQIHDQYILRVSPDLEWHAACLKCAECSQYLDESCTCFVRDGKTYCKRDYIRLYGIKCAKCNIGFSKNDFVMRARSKVYHIECFRCVACSRQLIPGDEFALREDGLFCRADHDVVERASLGSGDPLSPLHPARPLQMAAEPISARQPALRPHVHKQPEKTTRVRTVLNEKQLHTLRTCYNANPRPDALMKEQLVEMTGLSPRVIRVWFQNKRCKDKKRSILMKQLQQQQPNDKTNIQGMTGTPMVAASPERHDGGIQANPVEVQSYQPPWKVLSDFALQSDIDQPAFQQLVSFSEGGPGSNSTGSEVASMSSQLPDTPNSMVSSPIEA; encoded by the exons ATGCGCTCCggtgaaacacacacacgcacacacactccctCCCCGAGCCGGACAGCACAGCTCCTGGCCCGGCAGCCCGGCACCCGGCAGCCCGGCCCCCGGACCCCGGCCCCCGGACCCCGGACCCCGGATCCCGGACcccggcggaggaggaggaggaggaggaggagtaggaACGAGACTTCCAGGCTTCCAGGCGCCGCTGCCCGCTGCCTGACCGTGGACCTTCCAGCGCCTTACTTCTTGGACATGGGAGACATGGGGGATCCGCCGAAAA AAAAGCGGCTGGTGTCTCTGTGCGTGGGCTGCGGGAACCAGATCCACGACCAGTACATCCTGCGCGTGTCCCCGGACCTGGAGTGGCACGCTGCGTGCCTGAAGTGCGCCGAGTGCAGCCAGTACCTGGACGAGTCGTGCACCTGCTTCGTGCGGGACGGGAAGACGTACTGCAAGCGGGACTACATCAG GTTATACGGCATCAAATGCGCCAAATGCAATATCGGCTTCAGCAAGAACGACTTCGTGATGCGCGCCCGCTCCAAGGTGTACCACATCGAGTGTTTCCGCTGCGTGGCGTGCAGCCGCCAGCTCATCCCGGGGGACGAGTTCGCGCTGCGGGAGGACGGACTTTTCTGCCGGGCCGACCACGACGTGGTGGAGCGGGCCAGCCTCGGCAGCGGGGACCCGCTCAGCCCGCTGCACCCCGCCCGCCCGCTGCAGATGGCAG CAGAGCCCATCTCGGCCCGCCAGCCCGCGCTGCGGCCGCACGTCCACAAGCAGCCGGAGAAGACGACGCGGGTGCGCACGGTGCTGAACGAGAAGCAGCTGCACACGCTGCGGACCTGCTACAACGCCAACCCGCGGCCTGACGCGCTCATGAAGGAGCAGCTGGTGGAGATGACCGGCCTGAGTCCGCGGGTCATCCGGGTCTGGTTCCAGAACAAGCGCTGCAAGGACAAGAAGAGGTCCATCCTCAtgaagcagctgcagcagcagcagcccaacGACAAGACG AACATCCAGGGGATGACGGGCACGCCGATGGTGGCGGCCAGTCCGGAGCGACACGACGGCGGGATCCAGGCCAACCCGGTGGAGGTGCAGAGCTACCAGCCGCCCTGGAAGGTGCTCAGCGACTTCGCCCTGCAGAGCGACATCGACCAGCCGGCGTTCCAGCAACTG GTCAGCTTCTCGGAGGGGGGACCGGGCTCCAACTCGACCGGCAGCGAGGTGGCGTCCATGTCGTCGCAGCTCCCGGACACGCCGAACAGCATGGTGTCCAGCCCCATCGAGGCCTGA